The DNA region CAAGGATCAGGAGAAATTTGAAGGCGTCTTCGAGGGGCTGGAACCACTCTCATCTGAGGATGTTGCCGACGCGGCCATCTGGGTTCTCTCACAACCAGAGAGGATCAGCATTAAGGCACTCGACATTGTCCCGACTCCGCAACGCAGCCTGACGCAAAACGATCGAGAGTGGAATTCGCGGCATCAACCGCATTAGACAATGCGGATTCCTAGCAGTGATCTGATACGCAAACGGGTCTCGTAATGCCGGATGCTACCTCGAAAAGCATAGGCCCAAGGAAAATGAGTTGCCCACGTTGGGCCGACCGGTGCTGGCTGTGCCGCGCTGCAGCGCGGGAGCCAGGTCTCGAGAATCCTGCTTGGGCCACACTGCCGCGCGTACACCCACTGGCTGGGCAAATACTCCATAGACAGACTGGAAGACCTCATGAAGAACTTGTATCGAATTGATTGTTGTTGGCTTGTATGGTGACCGCGAGGGTTGCCTTCGCGCAGACGTCGACTCCGCGCGTTCTCATTCTGGTGACGAGCGCCGATCGGTTTCCCGATGGAAGGCAAACTGGCGCCTGGCTTGAGGAGTTCGCCACGCCTTATAACGCTCTTGTACATGCAGGCGCGAAAGTTATGGTGACGAGCCCGAAGGGCGGATCGAGTCCGATCGATCCGCACAGTATCGGAACACTGGAGCAAGAAGCCGCTTGGAAGGACGCGAGACAGCCACTTTCTTCGACCGTGCCTCTCGCGTCAATCCATCCGGCGGACTACGATGCCATCTTCATTCCGGGTGGCCATGGCCCGCTCTTCGACCTGGCCACGGATCCGGCCGTCGCAGTGACGATCGCGGCCTTTGCTCGCTCGGGTAAGCCTGTAGCGTCGGTCTGCCACGGTCCTGCCGCTCTTGTCGGCGTGACGTCGGCCGATGGCAAGCCGTTCGTCAGCGGTAAGCGGATCACCGCATTCAGCGACTCGGAGGAGAAGGCTGTGGGGCTTTCCGCCGCGGTGCCATTTTCGGTGCAGCAGAAGCTGATCGCGCTTGGTGGCAAATACTCCCAAGGCCCTGACTTCAAATCGTATGCTGTCGTGGACGGCACGCTCATCACGGGGCAAAATCCCGCATCGAGCGAACGAGTCGCAGAGCTTCTGCTGCAGATGTTAAGGAGATAGTGCAATCGCTCTCAATCCAGTGGACTGGAAGGTGCTTTCGGGGCAGTTGCCCGGATGGAAGCCTGGGCATACTCCCGGAGTCGATGCGGCAGGCGTCGTTGTGGCTGCCGGTGAAGAGGCCTCGATTGCGGTCGGCACGCGAGTGGCTTATCACTGCGATCTGCAGCGTCCAGGCAGCTTCGCCGCACACACTGTCGTCGACTAACGCGCATTGATCCGCATTCCATCCGAAGTCGGCTTTGCGGTTGCAGCGACCGTTCCGTGTCCAGGCATCACTTCGTGGCAGGCGCTCGATAAGCATAGATGTTGCCGTAGCCGTAGGTGCGTCCCATCGCCAGCGTCTGGTCGAACCAGCCCTTGAGGATGGCAGGCAAACCGAACCACCACAGCGGAAACTGGAGAATCATCAGGTCGCAGGCTTCGATCTTTCGCATCTCGGCTTCCAATTCAGGACTGAAGCTGTTGTGTTCGGTCGCGAATGGTAGGCGCTTACTGATCGAGATCCCGTCCAACGAGAGAGGGGCCGTCGTCACGACACCTGATGTTCAAGGCGCTGAATGAACTGTCTGTCTCTCCGGGCTATAGGTCTGCGTCGAGCACGATGCGATAGTTCGCCTTGCCGGCACGCAGGTGGTCCATGGCTTCGTTCGCTTGCGACATGGGAAAGTGCTGGACCTTGGGGCTGATGTTGTGGCGGGCAGCAAAGGCGAGCATGCTGTCGATCTCGCCGCGGGAACCCGTGGGTGAACCAGAAATGGACTTCTGGCCGAGAATCAGACTGAACACCTGAACCGGGACTGGCTCCAACACGGCGCCGACAAAGTGCAGCTTACCGCCGGGCGCGAGGAGATTCACAATAGCGTCCCAGTCAAGCGGCGCGTTGGCAGTGATGAGGACAAGGTCCAACGTTCCGGCGAGCGGTTTCATCTCGCTGGTGGAGCGGCTGTTGACGACCTTGCTTGCGCCGAAGCCGCGAGCTTCGTCAGCCTTAGCAGGCGACGATGAGAAGGCAACGACCTCGCAACCCCATGCCTTGAGGAACATCAGCGCCATATGACCCAGGCCGCCGATCCCGAACACGCCCACGCGCGCCGTGGAGCGCGTATTCAGATGAAGAAGTGGCGCAAAGACGGTGATGCCGCCACAGAGTAAGGGACCAGCGGAGCTGGGATCAAGCGCATCCGAGATGGGGACGGCCCAGACCCAGTGCGCGCGAACACGGGTGGCAAAGCTGCCGTGATGTCCGACGATCGTGGGCTGCCCTTGAAGACAGAGTTGCTGATGGCCCTGGATGCATTGCGGACAGTGGAGACAGGAACTCGCCATCCAGCCGATGCCGACTCTCTGACCTACCTTGAGCCCTTTGGTCTGGGCGACCTCCCCCATCGCCGAGATGCGGCCGATGGCCTCGTGTCCGGGGACAAACGGATACGTAGTGATGCCCCACTCGTTCTCGAGCATGGAGAGATCCGAATGGCAGATCCCTGTGTAATCGATCTCGATCTCGACCTCTTCTGGAGCAAGGTGGCCCACCTCGTAGGTGAAGGGTTCGAGGCGGCCGCCGGGGGAGTGTGCGGCTAAAGCTTTGATGGTTGGCATCCGATTCCTCCTGAACGAGTAGCGATGATACACCAGCACGATCACGACGAAGCTGCACTTGGCATCTAACCAATAGCCAAGCGGTATTGGAGGATGTTATGAGAGACAAATTTGCAGTCATTACAGGCGGATCAAGTGGCATCGGATTTGAACTTGCCAAGATTTTCGCTGAAAACGGATTCGACATCTTGATTGCGGGCCATAACGCCGAGCACCTTCAGGCCGCTGCTTCGAAACTTCGTGAGACCGGAGCGCACATCGAAGTTTTCGCATCGGATCTGTCACTGGACGAAGGCGTGATCTCGCTCTTCGGCTTCATTAAGTCGCTCAGACGTGAGTTGGATGCTGTAGCGATCAATGCTGGGCGAGGCGTAGGGGGACGCTTTGTCGATCAAACTGATTTCAAAGACGAATTAGAGCTAATGCGTCTGAATGTGATCTCCTCGGTCCAGCTCGCCAAACTGGTCCTGCCTGCGATGGTCGCAAGAGGTCAGGGAAGAGTCTTGTTCACCGGTTCCATCTCGGGCACGACGCCCGTACCTTATGAAGCTGTGTATGGCGGTTCGAAGGCGTTTATAAACTCGTTTTCAAAAGCGCTTAATTACGAACTGAAAGATTCGGGAGTCACGACTACGGTCCTCATGCCCGAGGCCACCGGGACGGACTTCTTCCATCACGCGCAAATGGACGAAACAAAGGTCGGGTCAGGACACAAACAAGACCCCGCGCTTGTTGCCAAACAGGGCTTCGAAGCCCTGATGGCGGGACACGAAAGCGTGTTTGGAGGAGACATGACCGCCAAACTGAAAGGGCGGGTCGTAAATTCGATGCTTCCAGACAAGGCAAAGGCTTCTATGGCTGCCCACCGATCGAAACCAGGCAGTGCGAAGGAGTAGAGGCTTCCCAAACAAGAAAAGCCACCTGCCCGTGTATAGCCTCGCGTAAAGCAGTAGACGTGATCGCGACTGCGATTAACTTCGATAGCTCCATGCAGATAGAGTCGTAGGTCACATCTACCAGATGTGCCCTACGACGAAACGCCACGATCCATTCACAATTGGCCCAAGCAGAAGTTCATGCGAGTTACTTCTGCGGATAGTCGTAGAAGCCCGATCCGGTCTTGACGCCGAGCTTTCCCTTGGATACGTACTGTTCCAGGAGAGTTCGAGGTTCTATGGGCAGATTCGGATTGACTTGCGCGTAGTGCTTTTCAATGTCAAGCACCACGTCCAAACCGACCTGGTCCATCAACTGGAACGGGGCAGTCGTGCTTCCCATGACTATCTTGAACATCTGGTCGACGTCGGCGGGTGTTGATACACCGGTCGCGACAACGAGGAGGGACTCCCGCTTGATGGCAGCCCAGATGCGGTTGAAGATGAAGCCGATGCTCTCCTTCAGGACGTGGAATGGAATCAGCCCGTATGTCGGCAGTTGCTTCATGAGGGCTTCGATGACGCCCGGATCGGTCTCACCGCAAGTCATCACGTCCAGCGCGTTCAGCCCCGGGGGCATGTAGAAGTGCGTATTCGCTACGCGCTTGCGTCCTTCGGGGCTGACATGATCGATGAACTGGCTCGAAGGATAAGACGAAGAGTTGCTCGCCAGGATCGCATCCCTAGGAGCAAGCTGA from Edaphobacter paludis includes:
- a CDS encoding type 1 glutamine amidotransferase domain-containing protein, which codes for MVTARVAFAQTSTPRVLILVTSADRFPDGRQTGAWLEEFATPYNALVHAGAKVMVTSPKGGSSPIDPHSIGTLEQEAAWKDARQPLSSTVPLASIHPADYDAIFIPGGHGPLFDLATDPAVAVTIAAFARSGKPVASVCHGPAALVGVTSADGKPFVSGKRITAFSDSEEKAVGLSAAVPFSVQQKLIALGGKYSQGPDFKSYAVVDGTLITGQNPASSERVAELLLQMLRR
- a CDS encoding alcohol dehydrogenase catalytic domain-containing protein; the protein is MDWKVLSGQLPGWKPGHTPGVDAAGVVVAAGEEASIAVGTRVAYHCDLQRPGSFAAHTVVD
- a CDS encoding NAD(P)H-dependent oxidoreductase, with the translated sequence MTTAPLSLDGISISKRLPFATEHNSFSPELEAEMRKIEACDLMILQFPLWWFGLPAILKGWFDQTLAMGRTYGYGNIYAYRAPATK
- a CDS encoding NAD(P)-dependent alcohol dehydrogenase → MPTIKALAAHSPGGRLEPFTYEVGHLAPEEVEIEIDYTGICHSDLSMLENEWGITTYPFVPGHEAIGRISAMGEVAQTKGLKVGQRVGIGWMASSCLHCPQCIQGHQQLCLQGQPTIVGHHGSFATRVRAHWVWAVPISDALDPSSAGPLLCGGITVFAPLLHLNTRSTARVGVFGIGGLGHMALMFLKAWGCEVVAFSSSPAKADEARGFGASKVVNSRSTSEMKPLAGTLDLVLITANAPLDWDAIVNLLAPGGKLHFVGAVLEPVPVQVFSLILGQKSISGSPTGSRGEIDSMLAFAARHNISPKVQHFPMSQANEAMDHLRAGKANYRIVLDADL
- a CDS encoding SDR family NAD(P)-dependent oxidoreductase, yielding MRDKFAVITGGSSGIGFELAKIFAENGFDILIAGHNAEHLQAAASKLRETGAHIEVFASDLSLDEGVISLFGFIKSLRRELDAVAINAGRGVGGRFVDQTDFKDELELMRLNVISSVQLAKLVLPAMVARGQGRVLFTGSISGTTPVPYEAVYGGSKAFINSFSKALNYELKDSGVTTTVLMPEATGTDFFHHAQMDETKVGSGHKQDPALVAKQGFEALMAGHESVFGGDMTAKLKGRVVNSMLPDKAKASMAAHRSKPGSAKE
- a CDS encoding 3-hydroxyacyl-CoA dehydrogenase family protein, whose amino-acid sequence is MNYTLPSDFKARPMAILGAGTLGRRIALMLATQGAEVRIFDKSETALEQAKKYIGQELPSLVEKTPGASEGTIRPMTDLADAVRDCWLVVEALPEKLELKKDIFRQLDQLAPRDAILASNSSSYPSSQFIDHVSPEGRKRVANTHFYMPPGLNALDVMTCGETDPGVIEALMKQLPTYGLIPFHVLKESIGFIFNRIWAAIKRESLLVVATGVSTPADVDQMFKIVMGSTTAPFQLMDQVGLDVVLDIEKHYAQVNPNLPIEPRTLLEQYVSKGKLGVKTGSGFYDYPQK